In one window of Tellurirhabdus rosea DNA:
- a CDS encoding serine hydrolase, which produces MSQYFANIYFRKPQPASLLVCLLLLFTVRTGAFAQKERSLEDILRASPELFGTVLKQPDKYDVQILYTRIDRDAQNRPSFKTFRYKVDKNRYFYPASTVKFPAVLLALEKLNELKKPGLDKFSPMLTDSAFARQTAVRTDPTAASGLPSVAHYSKKILLVSDNDAFNRLYEFIGQCDFNERLYHKGYKDLRIVHRLSLPMTPDQNRHTNPVRFLGKDNRPVYSQSAQVCDKVYRPQAPIRRGIGYLRGDSLVRQPFDFTDKNYFALEEQQEMLKAVLFPESVPAGRRFNLTEADYRFLYQYLSQLPRETTFPKYDSTYYDSYCKFLLTGDNKRPFPKGLRIFNKVGDAYGYLIDNAYIVDFDKGVEFMLAAVISCNSDGVFNDDKYDYDSVGFPFMANLGRVIYDAEVKRKRSRKPDLSRFQVPYDTLKPVK; this is translated from the coding sequence ATGAGTCAATATTTTGCTAATATTTATTTTAGAAAGCCACAACCTGCCAGTCTGCTTGTCTGTCTACTCCTTCTTTTTACGGTCCGGACGGGCGCTTTTGCCCAGAAAGAACGGTCGCTGGAAGATATCCTCCGGGCCAGCCCGGAATTGTTCGGCACGGTGCTGAAACAACCCGACAAGTACGATGTGCAGATTCTGTACACCCGCATCGACCGCGACGCGCAGAACCGGCCTTCGTTCAAAACGTTTCGGTATAAGGTGGATAAAAACCGGTATTTCTACCCGGCCAGTACCGTCAAATTTCCGGCCGTGCTGCTGGCTTTGGAAAAACTGAATGAGCTGAAAAAACCGGGCCTAGACAAGTTCTCGCCCATGCTGACCGACTCGGCCTTTGCCCGCCAGACCGCCGTCCGGACCGACCCGACCGCGGCCAGCGGCTTGCCTTCCGTGGCGCATTACAGCAAAAAAATCCTGCTCGTCAGCGACAACGACGCCTTTAACCGACTTTATGAATTCATCGGCCAGTGTGATTTTAACGAGCGGCTGTACCATAAAGGCTACAAAGATCTGCGCATCGTCCACCGGCTGTCGCTGCCGATGACGCCCGACCAGAACCGGCATACCAACCCCGTTCGCTTTCTGGGGAAAGACAACAGGCCCGTCTACAGCCAGTCCGCGCAGGTTTGCGACAAGGTGTACCGGCCACAGGCCCCCATCAGACGGGGCATCGGCTACCTGCGGGGCGATTCGCTCGTTCGGCAGCCGTTCGATTTTACCGACAAAAACTACTTCGCCCTCGAAGAGCAGCAGGAGATGCTGAAGGCCGTGCTCTTTCCGGAATCCGTGCCGGCCGGCCGCCGTTTCAACCTCACCGAGGCCGATTACCGGTTTCTTTACCAGTACCTGTCCCAGCTTCCGCGCGAAACAACCTTCCCGAAATACGACTCAACCTACTACGACAGCTACTGCAAGTTTCTGCTGACCGGCGACAACAAAAGACCCTTTCCGAAAGGGCTTCGGATTTTCAACAAAGTGGGCGACGCCTACGGCTATCTTATTGACAATGCGTACATTGTGGATTTCGACAAAGGCGTCGAGTTCATGCTCGCGGCCGTTATTTCCTGCAATTCGGACGGCGTTTTCAACGACGACAAATACGATTACGACTCGGTTGGCTTTCCGTTTATGGCCAATCTGGGCCGGGTGATCTACGATGCGGAAGTCAAACGGAAGCGGTCGCGCAAGCCGGACCTGTCCCGGTTTCAGGTTCCGTATGATACACTTAAACCGGTAAAATAA
- a CDS encoding aminotransferase class I/II-fold pyridoxal phosphate-dependent enzyme: MYTIDHLPGRTIQFDGREHLFFSGTAYLGIAQNPAFRALLAESMERYGTVFGSSRNGNLRLGIYEEAEEKLARFAGLETALTMSSGMMAGQVVVQYLRAEGYGFLYAPGAHPAIWQDARTQLPRLSFGEWTAQVPRLVEAAGEHLVIALNSLDAVRSEAYPFDWVAHLPADRQITLLVDDSHGLGVIGPDGSGIAALVPKRENVRLLITASLAKALGLPGGVVLGDSETLAAIRHTAFFGACSPISPAYLAAFVRAEDLYRNAYGRLNENIRRAESLLDTTGLFAHIPGYPVFYTPHDGLYPSLLDDDILIYQFAYPTPADKPNTRLVISALHTPDDLGRLGTAVGRFAQTVSQSR; the protein is encoded by the coding sequence ATGTACACCATTGATCACCTTCCCGGCCGCACCATCCAGTTCGACGGGCGGGAGCACCTTTTCTTCAGCGGCACGGCCTACCTCGGCATCGCGCAGAACCCGGCCTTCCGGGCGCTGCTCGCCGAAAGCATGGAGCGGTACGGCACCGTTTTCGGCTCGTCGCGCAACGGGAATCTGCGACTCGGCATCTACGAAGAAGCGGAGGAAAAGCTGGCCCGGTTTGCGGGGCTGGAAACCGCCCTGACCATGTCGTCGGGCATGATGGCCGGGCAGGTCGTGGTCCAGTATCTGCGGGCCGAAGGCTACGGCTTTCTGTATGCGCCCGGCGCCCACCCGGCCATCTGGCAGGACGCCCGGACGCAGTTGCCCCGGCTCTCCTTCGGCGAATGGACGGCCCAGGTGCCCCGGCTGGTCGAGGCGGCGGGCGAACACCTGGTCATCGCCCTCAACTCGCTGGATGCCGTGCGGTCGGAAGCCTACCCGTTCGACTGGGTAGCCCACCTCCCCGCCGACCGGCAGATCACGCTGCTGGTGGACGATTCGCACGGACTAGGCGTCATCGGGCCGGACGGCAGCGGCATTGCCGCCCTGGTTCCGAAGCGGGAAAACGTGCGGCTTCTCATAACGGCTTCGCTGGCGAAAGCCCTGGGGCTACCCGGCGGCGTGGTGCTGGGCGATTCCGAAACGCTGGCGGCGATCCGGCACACGGCGTTTTTTGGGGCCTGTTCGCCCATTTCGCCCGCTTATCTGGCGGCTTTTGTCCGGGCGGAAGACCTGTACCGGAACGCCTATGGCCGGCTGAATGAAAACATCCGACGGGCGGAGTCGCTGCTCGACACAACCGGCCTTTTTGCGCATATTCCCGGTTATCCGGTCTTTTACACCCCGCACGACGGGCTGTATCCCAGTCTGCTGGACGACGACATTCTCATCTACCAGTTCGCCTATCCAACACCCGCCGACAAGCCCAATACGCGCCTGGTTATCAGCGCCCTGCATACGCCGGACGATCTCGGTCGGCTGGGAACGGCGGTCGGCCGGTTTGCGCAAACGGTCAGTCAATCGCGCTGA
- a CDS encoding dipeptide epimerase — translation MRLFFHRFDLRLKHTFTIAHDSRDVQPTLVVELQDGHFRGFGEATSNKYYGITLDSMVAALEALRPLIESDDWKTAESLWDLAHPHLKDNPFAQCALDEAAHDLVAKREGRKLYERWGLSPDHLPMTNYTIGIDTVETMVSKMQELPWPLYKIKLGTSDDLAIIRELRRHTDATFRVDANCAWTAEQTIAFAPELKKLGVEFIEQPLKATDWDGMKRVYAESALPVLADESCIVESDVDKCAGYFHGINIKLTKCGGLTPARRMIAAARRHGMTVMVGCMNETSVGISAIGQLLPLLDYVDMDGTLLITNDPATGVTFDFGRVIYAAENGTGARLNRDSTD, via the coding sequence ATGCGCCTTTTTTTCCACCGCTTCGACCTTCGCCTAAAACACACCTTTACCATCGCCCACGACTCCCGCGACGTGCAGCCGACGCTGGTTGTCGAGTTGCAGGACGGCCATTTCCGGGGTTTTGGCGAAGCGACTTCCAATAAATATTACGGCATTACCCTCGACAGCATGGTGGCGGCCCTCGAAGCCCTCCGTCCGCTGATCGAGTCCGACGACTGGAAAACGGCCGAAAGCCTCTGGGACCTGGCGCATCCCCATCTGAAGGACAACCCGTTTGCCCAGTGCGCGCTGGACGAAGCCGCCCACGACCTCGTCGCCAAACGCGAAGGCAGAAAGCTTTACGAACGCTGGGGACTTTCGCCGGACCACCTTCCGATGACTAACTACACCATCGGCATCGACACGGTCGAAACAATGGTGTCCAAAATGCAGGAACTGCCCTGGCCGCTGTACAAAATCAAGCTCGGGACGTCCGACGACCTGGCCATCATCCGCGAACTCCGCCGCCATACGGACGCCACTTTCCGCGTCGACGCCAACTGCGCCTGGACAGCCGAACAGACTATCGCGTTCGCCCCTGAACTGAAAAAACTGGGTGTCGAATTCATCGAACAGCCGCTGAAAGCCACCGATTGGGACGGTATGAAACGGGTTTATGCCGAAAGTGCGTTGCCCGTCCTGGCCGATGAAAGCTGCATTGTGGAAAGCGACGTGGACAAGTGCGCGGGCTATTTTCACGGCATCAACATCAAACTGACCAAGTGCGGCGGCCTCACTCCCGCCCGGCGCATGATTGCGGCTGCCCGGCGGCACGGCATGACGGTCATGGTCGGCTGCATGAACGAAACCAGCGTCGGCATTTCGGCCATCGGTCAACTGCTCCCGCTGCTGGACTACGTGGACATGGACGGCACGCTGCTCATCACCAACGACCCGGCCACCGGCGTGACGTTCGATTTCGGCCGGGTAATTTACGCGGCGGAAAACGGCACCGGCGCCCGTCTGAACCGGGATTCCACGGATTAA
- a CDS encoding GxxExxY protein → MPTEKTLNELSYLIRGAAFKVHSHLGPGLLESVYEAALTYELQKSGLKIRTQAGIPMHYDSLRFDIGFRLDILVEERVIIEVKSVESLTDVHYKQLLTYLKLTEKKLGFLINFNVSSLENKVSLVRLANNL, encoded by the coding sequence ATGCCCACCGAAAAAACACTAAACGAACTCTCCTATCTCATCCGGGGCGCGGCGTTCAAAGTACATTCCCACTTAGGTCCCGGCCTTCTGGAATCTGTTTACGAAGCCGCCCTGACTTACGAATTACAAAAATCCGGCTTGAAAATCCGCACCCAGGCTGGCATTCCCATGCATTACGACAGCCTCCGGTTTGACATCGGATTCCGGCTGGACATCCTGGTCGAGGAGCGTGTCATCATCGAAGTCAAATCCGTCGAAAGCCTGACCGACGTTCATTACAAACAACTTTTAACGTATTTGAAACTGACCGAAAAAAAGCTCGGCTTCCTCATCAACTTCAACGTATCAAGTCTGGAAAACAAAGTCTCGTTGGTTCGTCTGGCAAATAACCTGTAA
- a CDS encoding DUF5916 domain-containing protein produces MRFLLPFLFLVCLTKAAAQPLLVAPTDSTVHLDGLLNESVWRRAQVATDFTLNFPNDTARAYNSTEVRLTYDQRHLYIAVICYDRDPQKRYIVRSLRRDYDWDTNDNISIYIDPFGDRTNGFTFQFTPLGVEREGQMFNGEEVASEWDNKWRSVVRRFPDRWQGEMMIPFTSLRFKKGAQQFLMNFARNDVKNNQRSAWRRVPIAYSVSALSFADTVRFATPLPHPGANISLIPYVTGRGTDIYSRTATGQPLRNADGRYRTREFGSDVGFDAKVAITPSLNLDLTVNPDFSQVEVDQQVTNLNRFELFFPERRQFFLENNDLFANLGFEQTRPFFSRRIGIGRDTTTGLIVQNPILYGARLSGKIDKAWRIGLLNTRTARQADRGIAAQNYTVAIVQRQVFARSNAVAFVVDRQGGGGASPFTRVAGGEFNLLTEDNRWSGKVWLHKAFRADIRNSRPYETAAHGLFLNYTTENWELEWAHEYVGRDYRINDVGFVARAGQWGFFPKASYKFYTKRPGHPIVSHGPGTEARIYYGLNGRLYDRELDFFYDVTLRNTTQFGIGHYNYYTYLFAPFDPTNSGGRPLPSSTSYRSRGAFWFFSSDRRRLLTLNVEGWTGTYFRGTNFNLVPVLSYRFQPYGSLAVAAEYNNIRQPEPYHSRAFWLVGPRLDLSFTRSLFVTTWLQYNEQARNVNLNSRLQWRFKPVSDLFIVYTENYLPPALPVKNRALVVKLSYWLNV; encoded by the coding sequence ATGCGCTTCCTTTTACCGTTCCTTTTTCTTGTTTGCCTGACAAAAGCCGCCGCTCAGCCGCTCCTGGTCGCGCCCACCGATTCCACCGTTCACCTCGACGGCCTGCTGAACGAGTCTGTCTGGCGGCGCGCTCAGGTAGCGACCGACTTTACGCTGAATTTCCCCAACGATACCGCCCGGGCCTATAACTCCACCGAAGTCCGCCTGACCTACGACCAGCGCCACCTCTACATCGCCGTGATCTGTTACGACCGCGACCCGCAGAAACGCTACATCGTCCGCTCGCTCCGCCGCGATTACGACTGGGACACCAACGACAACATTTCCATCTACATCGACCCCTTCGGCGACCGCACCAACGGCTTTACGTTCCAGTTTACGCCCCTGGGCGTCGAGCGCGAAGGGCAGATGTTCAACGGCGAGGAGGTGGCGTCAGAGTGGGACAACAAGTGGCGTTCGGTGGTTCGCCGCTTCCCCGACCGCTGGCAAGGCGAAATGATGATTCCGTTTACGTCGCTGCGTTTCAAAAAAGGCGCTCAGCAGTTTCTGATGAATTTCGCCCGCAACGACGTGAAGAACAACCAGCGGAGTGCGTGGCGGCGGGTGCCGATTGCCTACAGCGTCTCGGCCCTATCGTTTGCCGATACGGTCCGGTTTGCCACGCCGCTCCCGCATCCGGGGGCCAATATCTCGCTGATTCCGTACGTCACCGGCCGCGGAACGGACATTTACAGCCGCACCGCTACGGGTCAGCCGCTGCGCAACGCGGACGGCCGCTACCGCACGCGGGAATTCGGCTCAGACGTCGGGTTCGATGCCAAAGTCGCCATCACGCCTTCCCTGAACCTCGACCTGACCGTCAACCCCGATTTTTCGCAGGTGGAAGTGGACCAGCAGGTGACGAACCTGAATCGGTTTGAGCTGTTTTTTCCGGAACGGCGGCAGTTTTTTCTGGAAAACAACGACCTCTTCGCCAACCTCGGCTTCGAGCAGACGCGCCCGTTTTTCTCCCGCCGCATCGGCATCGGCCGCGACACCACAACGGGCCTGATTGTCCAGAACCCGATCCTGTACGGAGCCCGGTTGAGTGGAAAAATTGACAAGGCCTGGCGAATTGGGCTGCTCAACACCCGGACCGCCCGGCAGGCCGACCGGGGCATTGCGGCCCAGAACTACACGGTGGCGATTGTGCAGCGGCAGGTTTTTGCCCGTTCCAATGCGGTGGCATTCGTCGTAGACCGGCAGGGTGGGGGCGGGGCGAGCCCGTTTACGCGGGTGGCGGGCGGGGAATTCAACCTGCTGACCGAAGACAACCGCTGGTCGGGGAAGGTGTGGCTGCACAAGGCTTTCCGGGCCGACATCCGCAACAGCCGTCCCTACGAAACCGCTGCGCACGGCCTGTTTCTGAACTACACCACCGAAAACTGGGAGCTGGAGTGGGCGCACGAATACGTGGGACGCGACTACCGCATCAACGACGTGGGTTTTGTCGCTCGCGCCGGGCAGTGGGGCTTTTTTCCGAAAGCTTCCTATAAATTTTACACGAAGCGGCCGGGGCACCCCATCGTCAGCCACGGACCGGGCACCGAGGCGCGCATTTATTACGGTCTGAACGGCCGGCTTTACGACCGCGAACTGGATTTTTTCTATGACGTGACGCTCCGGAACACAACCCAATTCGGGATCGGCCACTATAATTATTACACCTACCTGTTTGCCCCTTTCGACCCGACCAATTCCGGCGGCCGCCCGCTTCCGTCGAGCACGTCCTACCGGTCACGCGGCGCGTTCTGGTTCTTCAGCTCCGACCGGCGCCGACTGCTGACGCTGAACGTGGAGGGCTGGACGGGGACGTATTTTCGCGGAACGAATTTCAATCTGGTGCCGGTGCTGAGCTACCGGTTTCAGCCCTACGGCTCGCTGGCGGTGGCGGCCGAGTACAACAACATCCGGCAGCCGGAGCCGTACCATTCGCGGGCGTTCTGGCTGGTGGGCCCGCGGCTGGACCTGTCGTTCACCCGTTCGCTTTTCGTGACCACCTGGCTGCAATACAACGAGCAGGCCCGCAACGTGAACCTGAACAGCCGTTTGCAGTGGCGTTTCAAGCCCGTCTCGGACCTGTTTATCGTGTACACGGAGAACTATTTGCCGCCCGCCTTGCCGGTGAAAAACCGGGCGCTGGTGGTGAAGTTGTCGTATTGGTTGAATGTGTGA
- a CDS encoding MFS transporter, translating into MQASLPATRPYPLSLRDSRPLRYVTFFYLYVMQGIPAGFALYALANYLTAKGLTSAAVGQFAAVVGFPWAIQFVWGPVIDKYQGSAMGERRPWVLLAQFLAFLASLGILLVDDPVRQIGMLSVVLFIHSVFASVQDASVDALAISVIPERERGRINAFMRGGFLSGISLGAALLSYLMRNEGFTFAAAVQSALLLAFTVLTFFIKEQSDDALLPTQARPVPSSPDAVVRPRSIRQNHALNWLFRELFRGLTTRRSLLLFLPMLAYYACVSVFNRAYSYHLISRLGWADTDVSVLQGTLGTGIILAVVLTGGVLADRFGPARLLLVVMVFNCLSYFVFNLLSPYWTDPTLSRSILVLWTLMDPIFSVASMPLLMALCRRHVEGSQFTTYMALVNLCDIIGAYTSGQAQMHLSAPTIGLLCGGVMAVALGVAARGVRYAAKAV; encoded by the coding sequence ATGCAGGCTTCCCTCCCGGCAACCCGTCCCTATCCACTCAGTCTCCGCGACAGCCGCCCGTTGCGCTACGTCACATTTTTTTACCTGTACGTCATGCAGGGCATTCCGGCCGGTTTTGCGCTGTATGCCCTGGCTAATTATTTGACAGCGAAAGGACTTACTTCGGCGGCGGTTGGGCAGTTTGCGGCGGTGGTGGGCTTTCCGTGGGCGATTCAGTTCGTGTGGGGGCCGGTCATCGACAAATATCAGGGGTCGGCGATGGGCGAGCGGCGGCCGTGGGTGCTGCTGGCGCAGTTTCTGGCCTTTCTGGCCTCGCTGGGCATTCTGCTGGTGGACGACCCGGTACGGCAGATCGGAATGCTGTCGGTCGTTCTTTTCATCCACAGCGTTTTTGCGTCGGTTCAGGATGCCAGCGTGGATGCTCTGGCAATTTCGGTGATTCCGGAACGCGAGCGGGGTCGGATCAACGCCTTCATGCGGGGCGGCTTTCTGTCGGGCATTTCGCTGGGGGCGGCGCTGCTTTCGTACCTGATGCGGAACGAAGGGTTTACGTTTGCGGCGGCCGTGCAGTCGGCCCTGCTGCTGGCGTTTACGGTGTTGACGTTTTTCATCAAGGAGCAGTCCGACGACGCCCTGCTGCCGACGCAGGCGCGGCCGGTCCCTTCGTCGCCGGATGCGGTGGTGCGTCCGCGGAGCATCCGGCAGAACCACGCCCTGAACTGGCTTTTCCGCGAACTGTTCCGGGGCCTGACGACCCGCCGGAGCCTGCTGCTGTTTCTGCCGATGCTGGCCTATTATGCCTGCGTGAGTGTCTTCAACCGAGCGTATTCGTATCACCTCATCAGCCGGCTGGGCTGGGCCGACACCGACGTTTCGGTTCTGCAGGGAACGCTCGGCACCGGGATTATTCTGGCCGTGGTACTCACCGGCGGCGTGCTGGCCGACCGCTTCGGACCGGCGCGTTTACTGCTGGTCGTGATGGTATTCAACTGCCTGAGTTATTTCGTCTTCAACCTCCTGAGTCCGTACTGGACCGACCCGACGCTGTCGCGCAGCATTCTGGTCCTCTGGACGCTGATGGACCCGATCTTCAGCGTGGCGAGCATGCCGCTGCTGATGGCCCTCTGCCGCCGCCACGTCGAAGGCTCCCAGTTTACGACCTACATGGCGCTGGTCAACCTCTGCGACATCATCGGCGCGTATACGTCCGGTCAGGCCCAGATGCACCTGAGCGCCCCGACGATTGGCCTCCTCTGCGGCGGCGTGATGGCCGTGGCGCTGGGCGTGGCCGCGCGGGGGGTGCGGTACGCGGCGAAGGCAGTTTGA
- a CDS encoding cation-translocating P-type ATPase, whose protein sequence is MNTLAPPENPHRLSADELERTLQTAPHTGLTTDEARRRLDELGPNALPEAERESALAILLRQFTGIIVYVLAGAAAISFFLGDTVEGYAIIAVLLINAATGFILEWNASQSMDALRKMDTAPARVLRDGRAQEISSEEVTLGDILLVEAGDVVAADASLFAFNQLEVDESALTGESLPVPKNTDLPPDDAPLAEQHNRLFKGTAVTAGNGRAIITGIGAGTELGKIAALVESAERTATPLEAKLDALAKRLIWITVGLAVLFLIAGLIRGEEVRRLVETAIALAIAAIPEGMSVVATIALAYGMLRLARKKVIVKRLSAVETLGGTDVIFTDKTGTLTLNRIQVNRVQLPEAAAEVRVEERAEALTVLNGDEAIAGHDLFDRLVQVGVLCNNASYEPAEEKEVGDPVEVSLLKFALAAGVDPEQVNGQFPRRAEKAFSSETRIMGTLHETGGRYFVAVKGAVEEVLARCAPNGKSVDEFVAISEQLSAEGLRTLAFAYRETDERLADDFADKDLTYLGLIGFLDPPRTEVTPALEACRRAGIKVIMVTGDHPATALTIASKVKLIEPGEEMALTGRDLKPLTELSAQEKEHILRCRVFARVSPGQKLDMIDLYQQDGHIVGMTGDGVNDAPALKKSDIGIAMGLRGTQVAAETADMVLKDDSFTSIVRAIAQGRVIFENIRKFILFLLSCNLSEVFVVTFAGFLNVGTPLLPLQILFINIVTDVFPALALGVGRENEALMHRPPRDPKLPLLSNRDWREIGGYALVMTVSVLAAFWYATRQLGMDGTTGNTITFYALSLAQLLHVFNLHSERSFFRNEITRNRFIWLALGLCIGILLLTYYVPVLRDVLSIQPLNGPALELIGAAGIVPLLVVQVARMVRGNT, encoded by the coding sequence ATGAACACCCTCGCCCCGCCCGAAAATCCACACCGCCTGTCCGCCGACGAACTAGAGCGAACTCTGCAAACAGCTCCGCATACCGGGCTGACCACCGACGAAGCCCGCCGCCGCCTCGACGAACTAGGTCCGAATGCTCTGCCCGAAGCGGAACGCGAAAGTGCCCTGGCGATTCTGCTGAGGCAGTTTACCGGTATCATTGTCTACGTGCTCGCCGGGGCGGCGGCCATTTCGTTTTTTCTCGGCGATACAGTCGAAGGGTACGCCATCATCGCCGTCCTGCTCATCAACGCCGCTACGGGTTTTATTCTGGAATGGAACGCGTCGCAGTCGATGGACGCGCTTCGCAAAATGGACACGGCCCCGGCACGGGTGCTGCGCGACGGTCGGGCGCAGGAGATTTCATCGGAGGAGGTCACGCTCGGCGATATCCTGCTGGTGGAAGCGGGCGATGTGGTGGCTGCCGACGCGAGCCTGTTCGCCTTCAACCAGTTGGAAGTGGATGAGTCGGCGCTGACGGGCGAATCGCTGCCAGTGCCCAAGAATACCGATCTGCCGCCGGACGATGCCCCGCTGGCCGAGCAGCACAACCGGCTGTTCAAAGGGACGGCTGTCACGGCGGGCAACGGGCGGGCCATCATCACCGGCATCGGGGCCGGTACGGAGTTGGGCAAAATTGCCGCCCTCGTCGAGAGTGCCGAGCGGACGGCGACCCCGCTGGAAGCCAAACTCGACGCGCTGGCGAAACGGCTGATCTGGATTACGGTCGGACTGGCCGTGCTTTTTCTGATTGCGGGACTGATTCGGGGCGAAGAGGTCCGGCGGTTGGTCGAAACGGCCATTGCGCTGGCGATTGCGGCCATTCCGGAAGGCATGTCGGTGGTCGCCACCATTGCACTGGCGTACGGAATGCTGCGGCTGGCCCGCAAAAAAGTCATCGTTAAGCGGCTTTCGGCGGTGGAAACGCTGGGCGGGACGGACGTTATCTTTACCGACAAAACCGGCACGCTGACCCTCAACCGCATTCAGGTGAACCGGGTGCAACTGCCCGAAGCCGCCGCCGAAGTGCGCGTGGAAGAGCGGGCGGAAGCCCTCACGGTGCTCAACGGCGACGAAGCCATTGCAGGGCACGACCTTTTCGACAGGCTGGTGCAGGTCGGCGTGCTTTGCAACAACGCGAGTTACGAACCGGCCGAAGAAAAAGAGGTCGGCGACCCGGTCGAAGTCTCGCTGCTGAAATTTGCCCTGGCGGCGGGCGTCGATCCAGAGCAGGTAAACGGGCAGTTTCCGCGCCGGGCCGAAAAAGCCTTCAGTTCCGAAACCCGCATCATGGGCACGCTGCACGAAACCGGCGGGCGGTATTTTGTGGCCGTCAAAGGCGCGGTGGAGGAAGTGCTGGCCCGCTGCGCGCCGAATGGGAAATCCGTGGATGAGTTTGTGGCGATTTCCGAGCAGTTATCGGCCGAAGGACTGCGGACGCTGGCGTTTGCCTACCGCGAAACCGACGAGCGCCTGGCCGACGATTTTGCCGATAAAGATCTGACCTACCTCGGCCTGATCGGCTTTCTGGACCCGCCCCGCACGGAAGTGACGCCCGCCCTAGAAGCCTGCCGCCGCGCCGGTATCAAAGTCATCATGGTGACCGGCGACCACCCGGCCACGGCCCTGACCATCGCTTCCAAAGTGAAACTCATTGAACCCGGCGAGGAAATGGCGCTGACGGGCCGCGACCTCAAACCGCTCACCGAACTTTCCGCACAGGAAAAAGAACACATTCTGCGGTGCCGGGTTTTCGCGCGGGTGAGTCCGGGGCAGAAACTGGACATGATCGACCTCTACCAGCAGGACGGCCACATCGTCGGCATGACGGGCGACGGCGTCAACGACGCCCCGGCGCTGAAAAAGTCCGACATCGGCATTGCGATGGGCCTGCGGGGCACGCAGGTCGCCGCCGAAACGGCCGATATGGTGCTCAAGGACGATTCGTTTACGTCCATTGTCCGGGCCATTGCGCAGGGGCGGGTCATTTTTGAGAATATCCGGAAGTTCATCCTGTTCCTGCTTTCGTGCAACCTGAGTGAGGTGTTTGTGGTCACATTCGCCGGATTCCTGAACGTCGGAACGCCGCTGCTGCCGCTGCAGATTCTGTTCATCAACATCGTGACGGACGTTTTTCCGGCTCTGGCGCTGGGCGTCGGGCGGGAGAACGAGGCGCTCATGCACCGTCCGCCCCGCGACCCCAAACTGCCGCTGCTGTCGAACCGGGACTGGCGGGAGATCGGCGGCTATGCCCTGGTGATGACGGTCTCCGTGCTGGCGGCGTTCTGGTACGCCACCCGGCAACTGGGCATGGATGGCACGACGGGCAACACCATTACGTTTTACGCCCTGTCGCTGGCGCAGCTACTGCACGTCTTCAACCTGCACTCCGAGCGGTCTTTTTTCCGGAACGAAATCACCCGCAACCGGTTCATCTGGCTGGCTCTGGGGCTGTGCATCGGCATTTTGCTGCTGACGTATTACGTCCCCGTGCTGCGCGACGTGCTGTCGATTCAGCCCCTGAACGGGCCGGCGCTGGAACTGATTGGGGCGGCGGGGATCGTGCCGCTGCTGGTGGTTCAGGTGGCCCGGATGGTCAGGGGAAACACATAA